The Megalobrama amblycephala isolate DHTTF-2021 linkage group LG1, ASM1881202v1, whole genome shotgun sequence genome segment aacaaaagaaaagaagagtCTCTTGCAACTGGATGGCGGGGAGCTGAGCACCAAAATAGTATGTCTATGATGGGGGATCATATTATACCCTAATATAAAATCTAAAAGACGTATTTTACCATAATTTGTACTTTAAGCTAATTGTAGAAAGAGACTAATTAAGATAAAGCCCAGAAAAAGCCTGTACATATCTCGAATATCACAAGTGTGTGATCTGCTGCTGTAAAGATGATTTTTGTCAAAAAGGAGAACGAGGTAATGTGGGATCCAGAACTCTGCAGAATAAAAAAAGAGGAACAAGCAGGTTGGTGTCCATTCCTAGttttctttattatatttttttcagtcaGCTCACCAGATTTAGTGTCTGTTGGTATTAGaaataacaaagaaataaacataaatgactTCAAAATGCACCCAAAGAATCATAATCTCCCCTGAGGctcacttttattttttagttatcTCAAATGATTTTCATCACTTTAATGTTATAATTTCAGACCTGATGGAAGTGAAAGAGGAAAGTCAAGATCTGGatgaagtggaggagaaacatcagCATCAGAAAGCAGATGATTCCATAAATGGAGAACAATCACTGAGTTGCTCTCAAAATGAAAACTGTTTCTTACAAAGCAGCACTCAAAAAGCAGAAGTTAAAGGGCCCTACACAAGTCCTCAATGTGGAAAAGCTTTCACACGTAAAAGAAACCTCTCTGAACATAAGatagttcacactggagagagtccTCGCACATGTCCTCAATGTGGAAAGACTTTCAAACGAAAAGCAAGCCTCAAGAatcacatgagaactcacactgaAGAGACGCCGCACACATGGCCTCATAAAGAAAACCGTGAAAGTCAAGTAAAAATTCACACTGGAAAGGGCCTTTTCACATGCCATCATTGTGGGAAGGGTTTCACTCTCAAAGTGAAGTTGAATCAACACATGCAAATTCACACAGGAGAGAACCTTTTCACcggctctcagtgtggaaagagtttcataaATAAAACTCAAGCTGAAACGCACTTGAgagttcacacacacaaaaagaccTATACATgtcatcagtgtggaaagagtttcagatgGGGAAACAGTCTCAAATATCATCTGCGCTGCCATCACGGTGGAATAAAGGAATTTAACTGTGATCTCTGCGGTAAAAAGTTTGCAACAACATCATGCCTAAAGAGACACCTGAATGCTCATACCAAAAAGAAGTCTTATGACTGTTCTGcttgtggaaagagttttgtaTGGATGGACTCTTTTAAAAGGCACCAGAAGGCACATGGGATTGTGAAAAGCCATGTGTGCTGTGAGTGTGGAAAAGCCTTTAGTCGAGTTGACTATttgataaaacacaaaagaGTCCACACTGGAGAACGACCGTACAGTTGCTCAtattgtggaaagagtttcatgcAGTCAGGAAACCTGGTAACACATGAAAAACTGCACACCAGAGAGTCGCTCAGTGTTGTCACACCAGAGAAAGAGCGTTTcacctgccctcagtgtggaaagagttacaCACGTAAAGGACGACTTCAGGAACATATGATCATTCACACTGAAGAAAACCCTCACGTGTGTCCTAATTGTGGAAAGACGTTCGCGCGAAACGCAAACCTCAAGAATCACATGAAAACTCACTCTGGAGAGAGGCCTTTCACCTGCCCTCAGTGCGGAAAGACATTCCAACACAAAGGAAATTTTAAGAGGCACATGTTAAGTCACAAAGAAGGGAAACTTTTCAATTGCTCTCATTGTGGAAAAAGATTCATATGTAAAGGTAACCTTGATAAACACATATTTGTGGGCAGTTGCGGCCTGATTGTTGGAGAATCTGACTTTTCGCAGTTTCTAGTCTCAGTACCGGCAGGGAATGTAGGTGatgggagtgaatgaacagctctctctttcccttgagcaaggcacctaacccccaatcgctccccAAGAAATAAACCATTTTTCTTCCAAACGCTCCCCAGGCGtcacagcaaaaatggctgcccactgctctgggtgtgtgtgtgcactttgAACGGTGAAATGCAGAGCTCACATTCTGAGTATGGGACACAGTACTTGGCTACACGTCACgtcacatttaattcacactggagagaagatGTTGAATCCAACATTTATTGAATCTGTCTCTTTAAGCAAGGCCACTAATGTTTGTGTGCTGATTgtgcattataaaaataaaaaagtatttgtCAAAATTATGTGTGATCAATTAATGCAAACAGGAAACACCAATACCAATACTTACCAACCCCCCCCCCACTATAAATAACCACTATAAAGTCaagatacattttttgttaCAGCTGTGGACTATATTGACAAGAGTGACGTAGAAGTATTTACAGTGAAGCTTACACTGGCGACGTACCTGAAAGAAAACGgatttgactgtaaattatctCATTTTCAGCAGTAAgaaataagtgttttaaagcTTGTCGTTTTGTAGAATATCACAGTTATATGTGTTATGAGAATAGTAAGGCCTGTAGATAGGGAGTACATGTTATTTaaggaaaatataattatattttcagaatgatgaacatttttttcagaCATTGTCTGTGGGGTAAAACGCCCCATTCACACTATCATAATTTCTGTAGTTACTCTGTTCTGCACATCAAATCCTTTGTTTTTCAATCAAATGTAATCTAATTAGGtggttgaataaaaatatttggactttatatttaaaaattacctCAAGTTAGCATCAGGTAACTAGTTAGCTAGCCAGTTAGCATCAGCTAACAGTATTTTTCAAATAAGATATTATAATTTAGTAAACCATAATTATTGATtatattctttttaattttaagcTGCTTTGCTGTAAATTTATAAAGCAACTTGCTTTGTCAGACTGGCAGCATTTTTACCTCACCTGTGGGGGAAAACGCCCCTTTGgtacaaattaaatttttgttaaaaatctAATAACATGAAGACATTTTTCATACTTGGTTTATAATTTATGTCATTGTCACTAAAACTAAGATAGCTATTCTGGACTTTTGTctcacagaaaacaaattacaaagTTCTTAAGGGGGGCATTTTCTCCCACTCCACCCTTTGCTCACATAAAATGGGGGATGATGAAACAGTAAAATGTGCTCAAAGTAGTGAACTTGATTGGATATTATTCTTGTGGGTTGGAATTAATTGTGACATAGTGAAATTGATGTAGAATGTGATAAGCTTGGTGATGTCTGAACTCtcttcagttattttaaaaataatttgggTCTGATGTAAACAGCTGCAGAGATAAAGCAAGGTCAATCCGTCCTCCTCTATTTTAGATTCTAGAATTTCAagaatgttatttattattagtgttttgtcagcattttattttatttatttatttaattttaattgacATTTAAATGCGTTTTCAAGCTTTCAGTTTCAGATAAAAGTCTAATGTTTGGACGTTGCTATTAGCGCCCATTGTGACCAATAATCAACAACAAATGATCTGTTGGCCAATATGAGAATCAAAGTGGAAGGCGAAAAGCTGAGAGGAGTGTATATATATCACAGCGTGGTTTTCAGTTATTTTCAAGTCGTGTCATCACTGAAGAGGAGAACTGCAGTGGTGTCTTTGAAAATCATCAGATGAGTTTGATCAAAGAGCGTCCCACCTGCACACCGTGTGTGAGGTCAATGCATCAGAGCACACTGACTCTTGGCGATCAGACTAAATCCATTTATTCTACAACACACGCAGAGGTAAGAGCATATTTTCACACTTTATTGCCTTGACTGGAAATTAAGCACATTTGCAATATTTTGTGATATTTACATTGATATTTGTTCCCTTCACACTTTTCTCATATTTAATATAGACCTTATTCAGAGCAGCGCCATGACAGGTACAGGTATGAAAGCGAGGCTGTGAGAGATGATGGCATCTGCTGTAAAAACCTGTATAAAGCGGCTAGATCACTTATAATTTTTCATGTTGTCTAGAGTTTTTGGTCTACTGACATTTCTTGGAAAGATAATTTTGCAGTGTTTCGTAAGCAAAAcgatacaaaaacacattagcCTAACAGCACAACCCACTGAAGAGATGTCTATCCCTCACAACCTGTTAAAAATCAAAGATGGCGCTGCTGTAAATAAGTGTGAAGGGAACAAATATCAATgcaaatatcacaaaatattGTAAATGTGGTTAATTTCCAGTCAAAGTAATaaagtgtgaaaatattaatttgtgttttgaaacatATAATGCTGTGAAATTAGCCTTAGCAAGATGagattttttcaaaaaatgaatatttgttTAAGCTAATTCACAGGGGAAAATAATTATTCTGGGAGGCAGGTATAATCCCGGTTTCACATTGATAGtggacaaattaaataaactggtCAGTCtgaattgtgtgatttaaattatgttttattaacaaagtccGAGAGGAGCATGTTCAGATAATCTGCGCAATCTCACCTCTGTCCCACGACAGTTTTcctgcatccctccaccaccctaGCTCCTTACTCTCAACTCTCCCTATCCCAGCCATGGATATAGCGgagagtactctgggttcgagacaaattccgagctcggagccctccctTTAGACAAAATGCCAAATATGTATACTCTCTACTCTATCCGAATTATATCTAGGCCTAAGTGTGAACTTGAGGTGAAGTGAGTTTTTTTCATACAGAGCCAAACATAGCCATAGTTGGTGACGAATGACAGAAAATTGCACTCATAATGACACTATTTCAAAATTTCATATTAGAAAAGTGTATCACTAATAAAGCCATGTGAAAGTTTATTCTAAACGAATAATGATGGTGACAGTAACTAAAGTTTCAGTACTGTTTCTTAAAGAGCTTTTCTGGGAGAGGACGTGACGGTCAAGCACTGGTCTTTTTACCCCAAGATCCGTGTTATCCTTCTCAGCATAATAGAAAGCCGGACCTCAGTAACATACGTGTGACACAAGCACAGACACACTCCAGAGATGTACATGGCCCAAAGGACATCATACCAGTAAGCCTGAAGTGTTTATTCAGACAGAGTGTATTTGTCTATTTTTAATGCAGTAGGCCTAGTGAATCTTTGCAGTAGCGATACTGAACCTACAGCGAATGTAAGACGGTTTAAGAATCTGCCTAAAAACACATTGTTCAACTGCACAATGTACCTAATTATTATTAAGCTGTCGTGTCGTGTATGTGTACAGCATCATGTCCTACACAGAGTGGGGGTACAGAACAGGGCGCAGAACCGTGATGGTTTTGTGATGAAAGAGGTCACCAACCCCACTGAGGCCACAACGTGCCAGACAACGTATCGAACAGTGCACTGCTCCACTTCCAGCAGATATCAAACAAATGGATCAAGCGGACAACCTGTCTCCTGGCACAGGCATAATATCATCACAGGTAGATAGTTTAGATGTTTGTGTGTGGCAAATGACCATGCAAAGATCCATATTTCTATTCTTTGGGCAACAGGAGAGGAGAAGACCTCAGTGGGGACTGTGCGGCCAAGAAGACAGTCTGGGGAGAGCGTTCTGTGGGCAGCGCGGCGCTCGGAGACACATTGTGACTCTTTTCGTTTGTACTGAACCTCTCAGCTAGAAAGTCACAACACCAATAAATGGCCAATAAAATATTCTCAAAACTGGACATGTCATTATCAAGTCAACTTTAtctttatagcactttatacaacagaaattgtttcaaagcagcttcacagtaataaactgGAAAGTAAATGAATGATGCAAATTTCAAATATGAGAGTGGAGAACAATTAACACGCTTAAAACaatataagggtgagtaaatttttttaatgttatattttactcaatatattcatatttgggttaatttattattatatactatagatgttatatacaggtgctggtcatataattagaatatcgtgaaaaagttcatttttttattgtaaattattttaaaaaatgaaactttcatttatattagatttcctacatgtaaagtaaaacatttcaaaagttttttttttttttaatttgttgattagagtgtacagctaatgaaagtccaaaatccagtatctcaaaatattagaatatttacatttgagtttcattaaatgaccatcctacagtataaattctgggtatctcttgttctttgaaaccacactaatggggaagactgctgacttggcaatggtccaggagacaatcattgacaccctccacaaagagagtaagtcacagatggtcattactgaatgtggtggctgtttacagagtgatgtatcaaagcatattgaatgcaaagttgactagaaggaagaaattgggtaggcaaaggtgcacaagcaacagggatgaccacaagcttgagaatactgtcaagtaaagccgattcaaacacttgggagagcttcacaatgagtcgaatgaagacggagtcagcgcatcaagagtcaccacacacagacatcttcaggaaaaggactaccaagccacttctgaaacagaaacaacgtcagaagaatcttacctgggctaaggagaaaaagaactggacagtgaacagtggtcgaaagtcctcttttcagataaaagtaaattttgcatttcatgttgaaatcatggtcccagagtctgaaggaagactggagagcacagaatccaagctgcttgaagtctagtgggaagtttctgaagttagtaatgatttggggggccgtgacatctgctggtgttggtccattgtgttttatcaagtacAAAGTCagtgcagccatcttccaggagattttggagcactttatgcttccatctgctgacaagctttatggagatgctgatttccttttccagcaggactttagcacctgcccacaatgcaaaaaacacttctaagtggtttgctgaccatgatattactgtgttttattggccagccaacatgcctgacccctgaatctatgggatattttcaagagaaagatgagaaacagtcgatccaacaataaacagatgatctgaaggctcaatagtgcctcagcagtgccacaggctgatcacttccatgccacacttcactgatgctgtaatttgtgctagagcaagtcatttgctgtaatatgtgctgccgaccaagtattgagtgtacaaatgaagatactttaaagaacttgaacttttctgttttgaaaatccattttttgattgatcttaggaaatattctaatattttgagatactggattttgggcTTTCATGAGCTGtgcgctctaatcatcaaaaaaaaaaaaaaaaaaaacttttgaaatgttttactttacatgtagggaatctagaatatatgaaagtttcttttgaaagtaactttttcacaatattctaattatatgaccagcacctttATATATGTGCTTTTGccaattttattagtttttcccacatatttctatttagctttattatTTTAGTGCTATCTAATAACTTATCAGTTGTAAGTTTCtctttcatttaatatttatattttatttcagctttttttcaattaccaaaaatttattttaatagttttggtttacaataacaacactgatctGGGGAAACAGAGTAAGTTTTGAGTAAGTTTATTGTCGTGAtgaacacactcaaacacaaaaTGACAATTAAAAGAACATGGAGAGAAGACAAACTTAAGACAAGCCAGTAGAAACAAAGAAATAGAAGGAGCGAAAATgaacatatatacacacagccCTGAAACAGGTGTTGAATTGAGAAGTGGCTAGAGCTAGCGGACAGTAATGAGGTCCACACAGCACTAGTACAGCAGTATGGATCTAAGATCCCCTACACAAACACTCCAGTTCTGGTTTCCAGTGCAATTTTCAGAACAGTGCAGAAATGCATGTTTTCAAGCcgtctaaagaaaaaaaaaaggctacaTTTCAAAACTTCTGATGATGCATTCTGTGCATCTAATTGGTTAAAGTAAATGTTCGGTGGTTGCCTCACTGATAGAAGAAATTAAGCACTCTTTATATTTTGCACAGACTTAAAATTTGACTCGACATGCAAATAATTATGGATGTGAGAATGAACACATTTCAGgtgttggaaaaaaaatacttctgatggcaaaaaaatatatactttgaaATGAaacctaaaaacaaaacaaaaattacacaTGAACCTCAAGAGATTTCAGCATACATTTAAGCTGTTTACTAGATGTTACTTTTCACTATCAGCTCAGTTTCTGCAAAAGCTTTATGTTGGTCTTCAGAGATTTGACTGTAAGCATGGGTGAGATGACCATGTTTAACTTAAATTTTTCAGAAATTAACTTTTCACTTAAGCCTTTTCTTTTACTCATTCTTCTTCTCTTTCTGCTTGAGAAGTTTGTTGATCTCCCTCTTCACCATGCCAGCATACTTGGTGATGATGCCATGCTGGTTGAGGCCGGGCAGAAGCAGAAGGAAACTCACTGTGGATACAAAACAGAAAATGAGTGGACAATCACTAACAGGATGGCTCTATGAAAGACTAAAGCTTGCTCTACCCAACTCATCTGTGCCagagacatttcaaaatacGTAATCTTCTGAATTATGGAATTGTGGTGTAGTATGTCATAGGGcatgacaaaacaaacaaacaaacaaacaaacaaacaaacaaacaacaacaacaaaaaacactttacatTACTGTTCTCCATGAGATGACTCGCTTCATGTAACAAAATACCTCTTATCAGGCTACTGGTATGACTGGAGTCttcatatttttcaaaagtatTATTCATTTCATAGGAAGGTAACAATTTTGTAACAAATAAAAAGTGTCCAAGAACATTTCACCTAATTGGTACACACATTTAACAAATTTTGTGTGCAGGGAGAGTAAGAGGCAGCATATTTCTGGAATAGAACTTTGGCTTTCCATGACCTAAATACAATGGCCTCTTTGTCACGCTGCCTAGTCACTGTTTGCATGAGCTAAGCTTTGATAAAAGACAGTGACTTCTCTGCAGGTGGCACACTGGCGTGTCACAGATCGTACAGCTTTTTCCTGCTAGTTTAGGATTTTAAAACttcaaatgtatttgtgatgTTGTAACAGGCAGGACATGATCAGTGCATTTCTCTGATGTAATACGACAGCCTTTCAACACGGGGGATTTCTCTCGTGCAGTTTGCTTAATTTTTAGCCCAGATAAACAGCGTACGTACCGATCAAGTAAGTAAGGAAGAGGTTATGCACTTGTTGTCCGATCCAGGCCACAGCCACAAGACTGCTGATCACAGAGAGGAAATACTGTAGAGAAGTAGAAGAAATGACAATGTGTGAGCAACATCTGACATCCAATCATATTTGTATATCATAAAGTTCTTATCCAGTCAAGTgatgtaataaatatttatgagTCAGGCCTTCAGCTTAGCAGAACTATAGAAGCATACAGACATCTCGAATTATAACAATTAGGTAGTTTGTGCAAATCTCATTTGATAAAACATTCAAATTGATATGAATCAAAGTTGcattaacacaaacacaaacacaaactacCATTCATCACTTTACTAAATTTGAGGTTAAGATTTTTTTACTGTTTCTGAGAGAAGCCATTTATGGTCACCAATGCTGCACTTACTTGCGCAAAAATAGAgataaacagcaatattgtgaaatattattacaatttaaaataactgttccatatttgaatatatttcaaaatgcaatgtattcagcagccattaccccattttttttcctccaggattctttgatgaatagaaagatcaaaagaacataattttattaaaatataaatgtaattctACTACTCCTGTAGTCATTATTAATGATGTCTGTTGTATTTGTACAACACAGTAACACTGAATATTGACTGTGCCCTTAAATATGTTCTCTTAAGGGCATCAAGTGCACTGCTCTTTAATTATGTATGGGTAGAATGATGCACTAAGGCAAGgctcatgtttgtttgttcttacTGCTGGGTAACAGGGTGAAAGCAAACTTTGTAGTGTGAAATGGCAGCTTACAAAGAGTGTGAAAAGCTTATGAGTCACTAATGAGTTCTTAGACATGAAACAAGGAAGATGTTGTTCAACGAGTCAAAGAAGCATACCATTTTTGGCTTTTCTTCCTTCAGGGCAAACAGACGTTTCCACCAGCCAAGCACACGGCGCTGAGTCTTCACAAGGTTCCCACAGATCTCATGGAAACGCTGCTGCTGTTCTGTGGTCCTGTGCAGGAACAAAACAACACACCTCAGAAAACATGCATGACAATATCTTTATGCTTCAATGAAAGTGTCTTTATGGGTAATACACGCATCATAAATTATGAGGAAATCTGTAGGGCTACAACtactaatcgataatgaaaataagCGGCAACGAATTTGATTATCGATTAGTTGCGTCTACACGCTGTGCCCGGGAAACCATTAGCCAGTCACATCACTTTACAGTAGTGAATAACCCATTTCTATGGACAAAACGCACATGGAAAATAGCAGAGGACACAAAGTAAGCTGCTGCGGGAAAGGTACATGATTCACGTTGTCAGAAACATAAATGCTTTATAAGCACTTTAAACAAAAGCAAGCATTTACCATCTTGCCGTCATGCTTTAACAGATGTGTGTGCTTTTAATGCCTCTGACAC includes the following:
- the arl6ip1 gene encoding ADP-ribosylation factor-like protein 6-interacting protein 1; protein product: MAEGDNKSANLLAQETSQLEEQLQGWGEVILAGDQFLRWEKPWYPAALVAATTILFTLIYYLDPSVLTGLSCSVMILCLADYLVPTLAPRVFGSNKWTTEQQQRFHEICGNLVKTQRRVLGWWKRLFALKEEKPKMYFLSVISSLVAVAWIGQQVHNLFLTYLIVSFLLLLPGLNQHGIITKYAGMVKREINKLLKQKEKKNE
- the LOC125276686 gene encoding gastrula zinc finger protein XlCGF57.1-like isoform X2, giving the protein MWDPELCRIKKEEQADLMEVKEESQDLDEVEEKHQHQKADDSINGEQSLSCSQNENCFLQSSTQKAEVKGPYTSPQCGKAFTRKRNLSEHKIVHTGESPRTCPQCGKTFKRKASLKNHMRTHTEETPHTWPHKENRESQVKIHTGKGLFTCHHCGKGFTLKVKLNQHMQIHTGENLFTGSQCGKSFINKTQAETHLRVHTHKKTYTCHQCGKSFRWGNSLKYHLRCHHGGIKEFNCDLCGKKFATTSCLKRHLNAHTKKKSYDCSACGKSFVWMDSFKRHQKAHGIVKSHVCCECGKAFSRVDYLIKHKRVHTGERPYSCSYCGKSFMQSGNLVTHEKLHTRESLSVVTPEKERFTCPQCGKSYTRKGRLQEHMIIHTEENPHVCPNCGKTFARNANLKNHMKTHSGERPFTCPQCGKTFQHKGNFKRHMLSHKEGKLFNCSHCGKRFICKGNLDKHIFVGSCGLIVGESDFSQFLVSVPAGNVGDGSE
- the LOC125276686 gene encoding gastrula zinc finger protein XlCGF57.1-like isoform X1, which encodes MIFVKKENEVMWDPELCRIKKEEQADLMEVKEESQDLDEVEEKHQHQKADDSINGEQSLSCSQNENCFLQSSTQKAEVKGPYTSPQCGKAFTRKRNLSEHKIVHTGESPRTCPQCGKTFKRKASLKNHMRTHTEETPHTWPHKENRESQVKIHTGKGLFTCHHCGKGFTLKVKLNQHMQIHTGENLFTGSQCGKSFINKTQAETHLRVHTHKKTYTCHQCGKSFRWGNSLKYHLRCHHGGIKEFNCDLCGKKFATTSCLKRHLNAHTKKKSYDCSACGKSFVWMDSFKRHQKAHGIVKSHVCCECGKAFSRVDYLIKHKRVHTGERPYSCSYCGKSFMQSGNLVTHEKLHTRESLSVVTPEKERFTCPQCGKSYTRKGRLQEHMIIHTEENPHVCPNCGKTFARNANLKNHMKTHSGERPFTCPQCGKTFQHKGNFKRHMLSHKEGKLFNCSHCGKRFICKGNLDKHIFVGSCGLIVGESDFSQFLVSVPAGNVGDGSE